The nucleotide sequence CCTCAGAATTGGAGACTTTGCTGTATTTGAGCACTTGGGTAATATGAATTTCAGTGTTAGCCTTCTTGATTCTACTGGTTGTGACAAAAAGTATTTGATGTTGGAAGATGGTAAACAACAACAAGTACCTTCCCAGGTGAAATCTCTAGAGTGCAGAATAGGTAAGTTTCCTAGATTGTTAATTTTCCTATATTGATCTGTAAAACACACAGTGTATTCCTCATATTAATCACTTTTGGTAATAAATTTGACACGAACCCAGACACCTTAGTCGCTTTCTTTTCCTAACATAGTAAGCTAGATTCTTTTGCTTGGATttcctactgctgaagctgatGTTCAAAATCTGTATTTAGTTATAGACAACTATGGTAGTAGTAgactagtagtagtagtagttaaAGTAACCGGAAGTAATTGTCAATATTTTTGTTAAAACATGTGTTATATGAACAAATATGTCGTCTAATTGAGGGACATGTCTGTTATGAACAAGACAACATGCTTGTAGTAGTTGTAGGGGATGACATATGCTGCTGAGACAACCTACACTAATTTCCTGATTCGTCTTGTTTAGCACGATTACTGTTACGAAGTATACTTTAGCTTGGTATGATTGTTGTAGTACTATTATGGCAATCAAGAATTGGATTTGGAATAAGAAAGGTTTGATCTTTAATAACATTGCTAAAGCCACATCTATGATGAGTAATTTAGTTGAATGGAATATTTCTCACTTCTGTAGAGAAAAGGAAACCTGAGGGAGATGTACTGCTCCACCAATACGTGAAAGGAAGTTCTGAGTTTACGGCAAGAATAAAAGAATATAACGTCAGAAAACGTTCTCCTTATTTGGTGAGCTTTcaactcttcttttcctttatctGAACCTATAATAACAGCACAAACAATGAATTTTTTCTAAATATATCCTATATGATCTTTTCCTGATTTGCTCTTATGACAGCATATACCCACGGAATTTTGTCATTCAAATGCACTCCTTCAGAATACAATCATAACGTTAACAGGTCCATCAGGTATATCATGTCCTGTGAGTCTAAGAATTTGCTCTGTTGGGAAGACTTTATATGTCATTATGACAACAGGCTGGCGTAACTTCTTTTTAAGCAACAAGCTAAAAGTAGGAGATGTTTGCATCTTCCATATTGATCGCACAAATAGCGACTCAAAATCCATTACAATGAATGTCCGTGTCATGTAGGCTGTACCTTGTAAACTTAATTTCATTAGGGAAAGGTTCATTACGTGGCTGATCAGCAATGAGTTGTACTGCTAGCTGCTGCAGAGAAAATAAGCACAGCACGTGTTATCCCTAGCGAAAAAATGAGCATGAAAGCTGCAATGTCACTGAGATTTCCCAAGAAGCAGCTCTTCAGAGAGATGAAAGCTCTGTTTTTGTGGAGAGAATATACTAGCTCTTGCTACCGAAATCTTGCAGTAAAGAAATGCTGAGGTTTTCCCCTGTCTTCACAGTAGTACTTTGGCTACAGCCTGTGAGTTATGATGTACTCATTTGGCCTTGTACATTTGTTTAAAGGGGTGTATCCCCAGATTATTTTATAGTATTTTGAAACGTAATGACTATCTTGGGCATTCGGCCAAAGTCTATTAATacgtatttttcatattttttcgtTCCTTTTATGAGAAAAGAAGTCTTATATTTTGTAAAAGAAAGTTATTCAGAGCGTTTGCTTCATTTCTTATCATCTCATCTGCCTAGTTCAGAATTCAGATAAGCACTTCTGATCCTGATTCTGGTGTATCAGCTGCAGGACAGACTTGAATCAGTATCTGCAATGCTATAATGTAAACTTCCACATTATGTTTTAGCCATCATAGAAAACCTTCAAAAGAATTGAAAATCTCATTATGGATATGACACATTCTCTTAATGGTatatgttggttttgatttttggaTGGGAAGAAAACAACAATGGATTTGTATGCTGGTCCATTAATTGTTCTGTTGTGTAGCTACTTCTATTTTCTGCAAAACTTTTCATTACCATAATTTGGCTACAAGAACGAAGACAAAAAGGACACTCTCATCTTCGTGCAGTATCATGAGTTTTTTATTATCAAGTTTGGAGAATTTTTTGTAATTTGAATTCTAGGGGTATCTGTTCTATTAGTGTCATGGGTTTTATTGAAAATGCAGTGAAAAAGAGTTCGCTCTTCATAAACACAGAATTGAAAAGAGGAAGTAAAAGGAACATCACCCCAAACAGCTCCTCTTTTTTGAACTCATCTTGAAACCTGTCTTGCGAAGAATGTTATCACTGTTGTTTGTGAGACTTATATGATGTTGGGAATAGAATCACGGGTTGCGGGTCGCTTCATGTGGGCCGACCCAACTTGGTTAAGAGAGAGAAGGTTAAGAAGTTAAAACCTGCAGAATTGTTACCACATATTTTTAACCTCTACGATTACTAACGTGCAGaattgtttttatatatattcaaGTAGGTTTTTTCATCATAATCACTTGTATTATTGGCTAAACAAAATATTGTGTTAATACCCTTGATATGAAACCAATTGATAATTTACCTAAAATAACAATTAGGAAGATTCCAAATCAATGACCAGTAAAACCTTTGATCCTTGAATATCCGTTAAATACTAAATaccgagaagttttattttgtgtctcatacaacttacactagttgtatgaggctcctttttgtctcacaaatttgtggactCCAATCTTACACTTTTGGGTCCACAGAAATCTTGGTCCATAAAACCGTGAGACAAAAAAAttgcctcatacaactagtgtcagttgtatgagacacaaaataaaattcccTAAATACTGGTTTGTGATGAGAACATCTTTATTAATGATTAGATGGCTCTAAGTAGTTGGAGAATTATATCATTTGATGTAATGGCCCGATAGGTCTTTTTGAGCTTTAGCTTTTATTTccatgttctaagacctcgactAGCTccatttagggtgtgtttggtataacggaaaatgttttccgtggaaaatattttttaagaaaatgttTTCTTAGAAATAAGTAGTaaatcttattcattttccggtgtttggtacgcaaattaagggaAATAACTTCTCaaaagtattcataaataatttagatataataaacatgaagccataaactttcaaaccaataACCTTCcggacccacaaatttcataaactttcgaacccgtaaactttataatttctaaacccgtaaacttccaaacacataaaccttcgaactcataattttggaacttgtaaaattttgagtctttaaaccaataaataataaaattaaaactgaaaaatatatttaaaattattttttggaggGCGGGGCTGGGGGcagtaaaacgaaaaaaaaaatagaaatttaaattacaaaaaaaagtaaattttttttttgtgcggGAGGGGGAGGGGCGGGTgatgggtggtgcagaaaaacgaaaaaaacagaaatttgaaattgcaaaaaaaaaaaaaattaaggtaaaaaaaatacGGGTGAGGGTGGAGGTGGGGTGGAGGGGTAGTAGGGTGGGTGGAAAcagaaaaactgaaatttaaaaaaaaacctttttttggagaggggtggggtgggttggtgagggtggggtgggttggtgagaaggagttttggaaaatgttttcccttctcttgataaggaaaacattttcctctaattggaggaaaatgagttcataaagaaaatattttccaaaacatttaagccaaccatacatggaaaaattggaaaacattttccttgtCATGTTCTTGAAAgtttttatgtggaaaattgaagaaaatgtgaaatttttccttaAAAATGATTGGaattgactacggtcaatattgtATGTAAACGGATAtggatccgtgttttgacggtcccggtagctccgtatcgtgatttcggacttgggcgtatgcctagaaTTGATTTCGGAAGTCCGTAGGTAGAATCGTGTTAATTTgtcgaaatttggcaatttgaagttgaaaggtttgaccgtatgttgacttttagctatcgagctcggaatttaatttttggacatggaataggtccgttatggtatttagaacttgtttgcaaattttggtatcgtttggagttgatttgataggattccgacgtttagttttaattttagaaattcttgaactttactttgaaattcatgcgttttagagttcaattcatagttttagatgtacTTTGTTTTGATTGCGCGAACGAGTTTGTATGATTTTTttgacttgtgtggatgtttgggtTAGAGTCCCGAGGGCTAGGCTGAGTTTCAGACATGTTCCGAAATAGTTTTGAACTGAAATTTGACTGTTGGTGTTGCTGGTGCTcaagtatcgcatttgcgagcaccATCATCGCAATTGCAAATGTGACAGTGGGGGCTCGGTTGTCACAACTATGACATCTCCTTCACATTTGCAAAGTCTGCCAGATTTTGCcttagttcgcaattgcgaacatttgttCACATTTGCCAAACTCCCATCTCGCAATTACGAGGTCTCATGAGGCTGTCAGGGTTCACAAATGTGAGccatggttcgcaattgcgagggttgGCAAATGCGAACTTTGTGTCGCAGACGCGACATCTGCAACTAGTAAAAGGGCTGGGAGACGTGATTTTTGGaaacattctctcatttttgaaccttagactcggtaggagacgattttgaagagagaatttcatctacaaacttttggtaagtgattctcatccatttctaatcatattccatcaatttatcttagattttaacatcaaaatcatgtgaattaaAGTGAAAAAATTTGTGAAaccttgtcaagtttttgaaaaataataaattgagTTTTGAAAGTcgatttggactccgattttaaaactaatcacatatatgaactcgtaggATCATGGGTAATCAGAATCTACCTttggacccgagttttgaccGGACAGGCCCCagattgacttttattgactttttgggaaaagtataaaaatcttagctttatctattataattgatttccatagcattgtttgatgatattaagttgatTTTGGTTGCTTTGGAAgtgaattttagaggaaaggccctgGTTGAGCTTTGACTTGATTGCGGAATGAGGTATTTATTGGTTCTAACCTTAATTTGAGGGAATTAAGAACCTTTGAACTACATGTTCGGTGAATTACGTGTGAaatggcgtatatgcgaggtgacgagtgtatatacatcGTCAAAATATTTGTTTCCATATTTTTCtcgtatttcatgaattatctcattccatgccttaattgttacatgctttaattactTTTCATGCCGtaatttgttatttgtcattAATTATTCTTGTAGTGAATTGTTCGTCCCTTGCATGACTCTGTGATTAATTACAACAtgcctgtcacgaccccaaaactaacccggttgtgatggcacctattaTGGAACTAGGCCAGCTGACACATTCCCAAAATAGTTCAACATTTCATTAAGATTTAAATAACAATCTTTTTCAATTGAAATTGCCATAAAGATATAAAGCCAAAAACCAAAATGCGGAAATATAAGCCCGACCTCAGGTgttactaagtcatgagcaatacTACAATTGTTCTGAAACACAACAAGACAAAAATAGTCTCAAAGTAGCCAAAGTATACTAGAaggaagataaagaaggagaaaggTGGGACTGCGATCACCAGGCAGTTACCTCGCTATCTCCGGTGATAATCCGCGACTGGAATAATCAACAGTCGCTACCGTGAcctgagatacctggatctgcacacaaggtgcaaggggTAAGGTGAGTACACCAAtttagtaagtaacaagtccaaactatggactgataggtagtgacgaactaaaCCTCAACAATTATAACACATTCAGATTGTACAGTAAAGTAGGCATTCTAGCAATTCAATTATTCAACTcaacaataaagaaaaataccAATCCGGACAATGTGAAGTATAAAGCTTAGCAAAATCTCTACATGTCAATGCAAGAAATGTATGAAAATGCACCATGTgctcccactctcaagtgctcaaccactcggtactggaTATGGCCATCtggcccagggaaatccatcccagaatatatataCAATACTGACTATTCACctagtaccgaggaaaaagggcagTCCAACCTTggggagaaatccatctccagatatCAAATACTTCGGAAAAATCCATGTCcaaggaaatccatccctcaataatatcatccgcttTCACTAGGATGTGTAGACTGTGGAGGGGCTCCttaaagcccaagtgctataacaagccaacgaaggcataatcaataatctgctgcggtgtgcagcccgatcccacaactgtcactcataatcaggctcttggcctcactcagtcatcactctccagtctcacacatacaggctcacaatgccatgaaagtagctcgaacaatgatatgatgtgccaaataacaACAACCGAGACTAAGacatgatatgatatgcatgaataagactgagtatagattatcaatgaaactaatgagatggcagcaagaaacgaccactcggTCTCAACAGTATCAGCGTGAAACcgtaacatgataattagcatgttTTACAGTTCAATTCGTTAATCATATAATCATAACACATATATCAACAAGAAGAGTctctaagcggtgccatggaatgaaccaggccacaattctcccggcgcacgcccacacgcccatcacatGGCATTtgcctcacctcaatattaattatataacacgtagttcggggtttcgaaccctcaaaaccaagtttggaagcgttacttacctcaaaccaagccaaaTCCTACTCCGCTACGCCTTTGCCtctggaatcggcctccaaacgtctcgGATCTAACCAAAAGAAATGCAACGCAATCAATATAGGccaaggaatcaattccaaacgAAAAAATATCAATTCAaaccaaaatcccgaaattcacccaaacccggcccccaggcccacgtctcgaaatccgacaaaaaatgcaaactagaaactcctttcactcAAAATTCCATACATACTAGaattatcaaaatccgactccatttgacccctcaaacccTCAATCAAAACTCTATCcgaaatcccaagccctaacccctcatttcacCCTTAATcaccactaattacatgattaaaccaTAGAAAACTACCATAAtcacgagtattagggctcaaattACTCACCTCAGTGAAaacccccttgaatccctcttcaaattgcTTCCCAAAGCTCCAAATCCGGatgaaaaatggtgaagaatgaccaaaattcgcgaaggggcctttttatacattctgccccaACACTTCCGGATCTGCAGCCAAATTCAAGCACCTACGggaccgcacatgcggtcaaAATTCCGCATCTGTGCATTTCACTTAAATCCCCAGCTTCCACACCTGTGCCCCAGGCCTCGCAcctacgggctcgcagatgcTGTCCAACATCCACTTCTGCGGTCCTTCTCCGCTTCTGTAGTccatttccgcttttgcggacctcGCACCTGCGTTCCCCAATCCACAGGTGCAGAAATGACAAAAGCAACAGCTTTAGCTGCTCAAACCAATTTCCAACtctcccgttaaccatccgaattcatcccgaggccctcgggacctcaactgaAAATACCAACAACTTATATActactattcaaacttattcaaacctttggaacactccaaacaacattaaaaaatcaaatcaccgtcggattcaagcctaagaacttttaaacttccgaattccgcaaaggatgccgaaacctatcaaacttcgtttgaatgacctgaaattttgcaaatacgtcacaaatgacactatggaCCTATCCCAATTTATAGAATTTTattccgacaccgatatcaaaatttctactGCCGACCGagaaactccaaatctccaatttcgctaattcaagcctaaatctaccacggacctccaaattacatttcgaacatgctcctaacttcaaaattacctaacggagctaaccgaacttttagaattcacatccgagatcatctactcataagtcaacatccggttgactatTCTAACTTAACTTCAAAAtgggagactaagtgtctcatttctctccaaaaccactccgaatttgaaccaaccaacctgataccacAAAACACAGCTGAACAtcacataaagaagtagaaatggggaaaacagggctataactcatgaaatgactggtcaagtcatcacatcctccccctcttaaacaaatgttcgtcctcgaacgagtatagaaacatacctgaaaccttaaataggtgtggatatctgctccgcatctcccgctcggtctcccaagtagcctcctccacgagccgacctctccactgcactttcactgacgctatatcctttgatatcaactttcggacctgccgctccaaaatagaCACTAGCTCCAtgtcataagtcaaatcaccgtctaaCTGAACCGTTCTGAAacccaaaacatgagacagattgCTGATATACTTCCacagcatagaaacatgaaataccgaatgcaccCCCGACAAGCTAGATGGCAAAGcgagctcataagccacctccccaatcctccgaagcaccttaaAATGCCCAATGAACTGAGGGCACAATTTGCAcatcttcccaaatctcataatacccttcatgggtgaaacctttagtAGAACCTTCTCCTCGACCATGTAAGatgactgtgctgtacgaagctactcctgaatcactttcaccttgtccaaagcatcctgtaccaagtctgtacccaaaagcctagctttgcccggctcaaaccaacctactggagatctacaccatctcccatataaagcgtCATATGGAGTCGtctgaatactcaactgataactgttgttgtaagaaaactccgcgaGCGGTTGAAACTGGTctcatgaacccccaaaatcaattacacaagagcgcaacatgttctccaatatctaaatagtacgctcggactgtccatccgtctgagggtaaaaagttgtgctcaactcaacctgagtacccaactctcactgtatggccctccaaaattgcgatgtaaactgagtacctctatctgaatgatagaaactgggacactATGCAGGTGAACAATCTcttggatataaatctcagctaatcgctctgaagaataggtagtacacacatgaatgaagtgcgcagacttggtcagccgatccacaatcacccaaataacatcgaactttctcaaagtccgtgggagtccaactacaaaatctatggtgatccactcccacttccactctggaatatccttCTGCTGGAGTAAGcctcccggtctctgatgctcatatttcacctgctaataattgagacaccgagctacaaatcccactatatccttcttcattctcctttaccaatagtgttgtctcaaatcctggtacattttTGTGGCACccgaatggatggaataccgcgagctatgggcctcctcaagaatcaactcccgaagccgcACATATATCCgaacctgcatcctcaataccccgttatcaccaatagtcacatctctggcatcgccttgctgaactctatccttgaggaaaagtaaatgaggatcatcacacTGACACTTTCTGATACGATCAAACatagaagaccaagaaaccacacaagctaagatccgattgggctccaaaatatccaacctcacaaactgacttgccaaggcctgaacatcatatacaagaggtctctccccaacaggaatgtATGCCAAACTGTCCATACTCACCgctttcctactcaaggcatcggccacgacattggcctttcccagatgatacaagatagtaatatcattgtcctttagtagctctaaccatctccgctgcctcaaattgagatccttatgtttgaacaagtgttggaggctatgatgatcagtaaatacttcacaagacacaccatagagataatgcctccaaattttcaatgtgtgaacaatgacagccaaatccaaatcatgaacagggtagttcttctcatggggattcaactgacgagaagcataagcaatcactctaccctcctatatCAACACACACCCGATGCTaacccgagaagcatcacaatataccgtataagaacctgaagctgatggaaaaactaacactggagctgtggtcaaggcagtcttgagtttctgaaagctcgcctcacactcatccgaccacatgaaaagagcacccttttgagtcaatttggtcaagggtagtgctatagatgaaaatccctaaatgaaccgacggtaataactcgccaaaccaagaaagctatgaatctttgtggctgaggatggtctgg is from Nicotiana tabacum cultivar K326 chromosome 18, ASM71507v2, whole genome shotgun sequence and encodes:
- the LOC107824690 gene encoding B3 domain-containing protein REM8, producing MVIHLLYYIGAIVFDLKTFHAYSISQNYSQNLTVPSSSSSSSPSTMENELPISRRFFKVMVPGFHAKLTIPPDFCLKLKGEKSEKATLKHGKGTWNVEIGRSKNDVIWFDKGWEQFVQNYNLRIGDFAVFEHLGNMNFSVSLLDSTGCDKKYLMLEDGKQQQVPSQVKSLECRIEKRKPEGDVLLHQYVKGSSEFTARIKEYNVRKRSPYLHIPTEFCHSNALLQNTIITLTGPSGISCPVSLRICSVGKTLYVIMTTGWRNFFLSNKLKVGDVCIFHIDRTNSDSKSITMNVRVM